In Argiope bruennichi chromosome X1, qqArgBrue1.1, whole genome shotgun sequence, the genomic stretch caaacaacaacaacaaaaaaaaaaacaaacagtgGTTATAATTCAGAACAGATTTAAATAAAAGCGCTTACAAAAGCTTAATGAGATCTTcttatcaaatgaataattaaaactgcgtattataaattgtttaaacgTACTTTTATAAAGTCACGGAAAtagaatatacagggtgtcccaaaaaaatgtatacacattttaacGAACGATAACGAAGTTATTTCTGAACCCATTGAatcgagtgatggcagacagacagaattcgaattataataaaccccaaatttacaattatttacagtgtgtatacatttttgggacaccctgtatatatctTAATCGTAATGTGAATGCTCTACTTTCTTAAAAAGCTTTTTCGAAATTTAGCACCAGCTGCCTTAATTAATCTGTCTCCAAATGTTCTTGTTTCCCAATAGGAACATGTATTAAGCTCCAAATATTAAAGGAACATtgcctttaatatttattatgactaCAACATATCACTGTTTCACATATATAGgatgattataaatgaatatcccaacgTTGCtgcttattaaaagaaaacgagTACAACCTTGTTTGTCGGAAATTACAAATAACAGTTGCGAGTTTAAATTCAACACGGTTATAAGGGTTCATTGTAAGTCCCTCCAAAAATGTGAAAGATATTAAGGTGATATGATAGCTCATCCCATAATTTTTCAGCATCTTTCATGTGATGGTTTGAAAGCCTGCAGTTTGGCATGTCTTAACATCAGTTAGTAAGGGTAAAACAAACACCTGTATTTAATGCCACTCCCCCctccatccaaaaaaaaaaaaatcaaatacaaccaTACATGCATATCTGCATCCTTTCCAAGCTTCACATCAAGCAGGTAGAAAAAGTTGTAAGATGAGTTATTGTACTGATTCCTTATATATCTTTCGCATTTCTGGAGGGACTCACATTGAACACTTATAATTCTGATGAATTTAAACTTTCGATTTCCAATGAACAAAAAGGCTGTATTTTGcttgtttgcttttaaaaattgggatattcatttataatcacaATGTATATTTATAGTATGGAAATAACAAGAAAATCTAACAATTataaatcaagtaaatttacCATTCATAAAATaggaatatgtaaataaaatataaaaatataatgaaaatctgTAAAATCAGATATATCAAattctttatactttattttatgtataaaaatgtaaaaaatgctaTTCACCTTAATTACTTGGAACAGATCTTTTTTTATAtgacatatacaaaatatatcaaatctcaaaagttgataaaaattcaaaaaataaaaaaggtaaaaCTACGAAATACACTTATACACTTGAGTAATATAGcaatttctctaataaagatatcacATCTTTTAATCACAAacaagaataaaacatttaaatagacccttctcaaaaaatacaaaatattaagttttaaactgatttaaatttcacttcactTTTGTAAATAGCTCATTCCATGaagaatttcagtaaaaatatttcagtcgCTATTTATTACTACTCATGTTACGAGTTTCAAAGAATTATACTGTCTTTCATCATAACAATACTAGACGTAATTTAGAAATGTGATATACATCTCTTTCATAAAGATTTTAatctacataaataataaaaccgATATTGCAGCAAatatcacttaaattttaattaaatgtaatacaacaaaaatgaaaatacagaaaaaaaacatgTTCATGTTAGTTAAGCTGTAGAAAAAACAGTGTCACAAAAATCAGAATATCACATTTGAAAAATGACAAGATAATTTATATTAGTGATATATGTACTTAAAACAGACAACAGAACCAAGAACAGCACATGCTTTTCTACATCACATAAGTAGCCATGGTTAGAAAACCACTCAAtgagtcaaaagaaaaaaaaagaatgtactattaaattttataataaatattttagtactagggaatttcagttaaattaaacCATACTATATTGTTACAGGAAAAGCATTAAGCACAAAGTATTCAagatacattaataattttgactaaaaatattgtacatttcaCAGTATGCAAGcaacaaaaatattgaacatcctataaataaacatttaataaaatagaaatgtttgatACGTACAAATGTATCATACActgaaaaatacaaatgtaacaaataacagaaacatatataaaagaaaatttattacttaaaattattatgaataatcatTTATACTTGCCAAAACAGCAGTTTACCAAAAATGACAAGTTTTTCTTTAGTCtatgttttgatttaattttttttctatatattggAGTAACatggaatcaaatttaaaaactaaatttatttttaaaacaaattttttaagtttgtatATAAGAATCTAGCTTTCAATCTGCATCAAAgatattcacaaattttaattatgatacttCAAGCTGAAGTAAGGACATTAAATTATAACAGATATGAATttacaatttaagaaatattccaGATGTTTCTGACAACACAATTtaggaaaatatgaaaaactctaaattttcaatattttaaagagacTAACATTAAtcttacagaaaaattaaaaaatatatatacaaaggtCTCCtgagaaataacaaaattagattttttttttttacacacacacacacacacacatatatatatatatatttgagctctgcagaaaaaattcttaaaatgaaacaaaagtttttgAAGAGTTTTATCTATATCTTCATCTTATTTCTTGGATGAAATGAACAATCCAGATTTTTTGGAATCACTCATTCAAGCATTCAGAAGAGGTTAAAACAAATTCCTACAGCTGTTGGAAGCAACAACCAcagcagaatattaaaaattaaaggattggggaaattttaaaagaaagtaaaattagttACCATTATGTGGTATTATTGAagtaattctttatttgaaagagACTTACACATCTaaatagcaatataaaaaattaaagtaatcaatagtggataaaaataaaaaaattaagatttcttctACAAGGTGTGTAAGTATGGAgatacaactttaaaaattaagaatcctCTTTGTCTTTTACAAAGAAGCCAAGAGTGAGTTTTGGTGGAGAAACATTTCAGCTGGGCTGAGTTGATGTTTTACCATTAGATTGAAGATTACGAAGTGACCTTCAATCTAATCTACGAAGTGAAGTTAGATTATTGTGAAGTACTTCCGTTGGATGGATAAATACGCATCTATCTCCATACTTACACCAAccaacattaataaaattcacaCAAACTCTTGTTTTGTACTTAGGATGTCTGATTCGACAACGTAATTCATCCACACCATGTGCAAATTTGCACCTACTACCAAAAGAACAATTACcattcaaataatgaaaacataacATCGTTTTAAACTGCGGACAAATCCTTGGTACTTGATCCGATACTTGTTGCATATTAGCAGGTAGCATCGGAATCGTAGACAATTCAGTTTGAGCCACTAAAGAAACTCTTGACTCGCTATACTTCTCGGGCACACCTGTGATATTACGGAAACATGGAAGTCGTTGAAATGTAGTTTTAGAGTTATTCATAGCTTCAAAAACATCAAAAAGATGTTTTGAAGCAACAAAAGGTTCAAGAAAAGTTTCTCCATCTTCGGAATCATTTACATTATGAGCAGGTCTTGCTTGCTGAAATGAAGATGGCAGCTGCTGAGAATGTACACTATTGGAGAATACTCCTTCAGCTCCTTGAATAGCCGAAGGATTATTTTCTGTGGACGCATGTTCGTATACATTGTAATTCCTGCAAGATGAAGACGgtgttagaaataaatattagaaatttctaCAATATGTTTAATTCAACTGAATTCCAAAAAGCAGACCAGTAATGAACTAGGTGTAGTTAAGAATATTAACTTctagtaaaaatgttaatatttacaaagacaaaaacaaaaagaatgaagGGAAAATGAGAGTACCACATTCTGCAAATCGAATAGAGCAGGGATAAGAGTTCGAttcgatatatttttctttaacagttggtctaaaaaaagacaaaagagtaaatttataaactttaatagGTGGACAAAACAAcaaactattttaatactttttattaaggTGGCAGAATCGCTAAATAAAAACTAATGGAATAATTTCAGATCTATTTAATTAGATAGGAACATTTCTCTATACATTCtatattctttagaaaatgtagtaaaaacaaagaaacaaaagataaaaCGAATgtgaaatgagaaataaaaataaatttggaaagacaagtatttttttgaaaaatcaaaataaagttttaatagtaATTGTGAAATAAACAGTTTTCTGAAGACAAGAAGGATTGCTTCGATTACCATGAAATTTATTACAGTAAAGTAAATGAAGCAAACAAAGTTTTTTCGGTTCCAAAAAGCTGATAGTGAAGTGAAAAATAGTTTTGTGGTTAAAAGCTTgggaaaaataatactaaatttttcatgaaatgacAGAACTATTTGTAAAGTCTGCACCATTGTATAGTAGAGCCATCTTGCAAAGAATCCTTTCATTTACAGTTTGGACAatagtaaagaaatataataaattatcgaTTGCGATTCTCTAAGCGACAGATGCCGATGCATTTTTTCCAGTATCAAACTGTGTGGACAAGGAATTTTAACCAAGTACGACAAAAAAGGGCAtgaaagatatagaaaaaaaaaagaaagagaatggAACACAAACAACTTTTCAAAGGAGATGCACgagaatcaaattattaattcaagatcataaattagattaaaagtgcTGAAATTTCAGTAATTCAATCTTAATTTACGAAAATTCCAAAGTTCTATTCTAAGTTAGTaagtaaatgtaaagaaaaaaaatttaacaatcaaacattatttcagaataaaactaAGGTAAGTGAAAAAacgttgaaataaattttgaatcattcattGGTGCCCTAAACAACACAAGATAAACATTGTAATATGAATAAATACTCTCcagaatatgattaaaataatttattcctctTTCTCAAGTGTAGAAAATGCAACACtgaattataagtaaataattatatatgcataAACTGTAAAAAACTGTTTTGCATGTAAATGgcttatttttattatgcatattaGTCATTTACACAACACAGTTTTATTTTGGTAGATGCcaataagtatttgaaaaaattaaattttactaaaatgagtaaaacaaaaaaattcatcccACAAATCAAAGACATTAGAAAATTCTTTCACTTCCTTTAACGTAACTTCAGCTCtgtatttttcacataatttggTAAAGATTGCAATTGCAAAGTATTCAATGCATGGCAGAAcagttgcagaaaaaaaaattactcaaatttatTGTGACATCGTTTATTATACCATAAAAAATTTATCCTTGGAAAGGAATTAATATAGGCATGATTTTTTGCATTAGAAATTTCTTAAGCGGCTATccatgtattgaaataaaaataaacttcaaaatttctgatttcaaattccatttttctcatcaaaattcaaaactatGATAAAAGTTATACCCGAAAAACAATCACTGTAGGTCTATTTGCTTCGAAATCATgagctaataaaattttgaacttctaatattaatttttttatgaaaatataaggaattctACATATATGCTTATTAATAAGCAActtttaatacacaaaaaaagataaatttgggCACAATCAACGAATatggatattttatataatatgcaaaatatcaTCTCATTCctatgaatagtttttttttaattgtattgttttCTGTATCGATTCAAACGACGCATTTATGTGcgcatttacattttcaaaataccgACAGTTTTTTGACATTCAAATGTTACTGACTAAGCATTTCTTGTATCAAATCTTCTTTTCCGCGTTGTTATAATGcaagaatatatgaaaaattttggcagcagacaaaaatatcaaatcaaattaaaaaaagctttctagtactatgatattttattaatagtcattgttttttaaatcgGGCGAAGTATCGCTGACCTTAAGGCAAGCTAGAATTCTTATTCATCGGCTCATAgaacgatacatttttttttttttcatttttcaatgaaaaatgaaaaaatttatttcctattaatACTTCGaagaattgcaattatttaatttaatgaacatattggccaaattatttctttttattattaatgcataacGAACTAAATATTCTGTTGAAAAAGGCCTATTTCTAGTAAAACTTATTGATGTTCCTTACAAAAGTttcgaatttcataaaattaattagccaTATCTGTAACACTACATATAATCATAAACGGAGATAAATGCAGGCATCGAAGCATTATTAAATTACGCATTAAGTATTAATTCTTTGGATGCAAAATATACCTTACATATATtccatacatttaattttaatgactaaTGAGCACTACTTAACATCTTATACTACCACGATTTTTGTcagtataaaattattcatttcttactttatatttaaatggagGACAGAAgtgatgcaaataaaatttaaacataataaatttcaacttcTTGAATGTCGAGattaatttattggaaaatatggtTTAGTAAGAATTTCTTTGGcgataagcaaaaaatattattaaaaaatacaatatttaaattaaaattcattttaatttagtactttcaaatttattattttttactctattaatttattacatccagaaaagaaaatattagtggttatttttttttatttgacctcaattatttatttgtcgaatagttctgtttcaaattaaagcgctgttttcatttccttttgaaaaaaattttaaacttttaagaatgaatgcaaaaattaaatctttatctattcacaatttttttttaagtataattatgtCGTTTCttgtaaattgcatttaaatgtattctttcgatttttaattcttattaattttattactccatttaatatattttgatgataaagctatgttttaatgataatttaaatgaattcattttgctGTGTTTAatctaaaatgttctaaaataaattatcaattatgcAAACTTGAAGGCCCTTTGCAGCCATTCATGGACTTTATGTGCCCAAATAACGATGAAATTTTTATGGACGACAATGAACCATGTCACCAGCCCACAACTATTTGCGAATTGATTTGACGAGCATTCTAGACAAATATAGCGAATTATTTGGCCACATATATAGTTAGACATCAAACCCATAGAAAATTTAAGGGACATAATCGAAAGGTCAATTCGTGCACAAAATCCTGCACCGGCAACATTTTCGCAATTATGATGTCTCAATATTTTCGGCAGGGAAATTCCAACACCTTGTTGAGTCTATGCCACGTGGAGTTGCTGCACTTCgcctttataattttatcataaacatgatggaaatatatttttcatgccaTCTAAACAGTTAACGAAAGTGGTTTTTCCctaaactttttttcatactttataataaaggtGTTACTCTCGCCCCATCCGCATAAATTTGCGGACCTTGAAAAGACCATGATGATAAAGTGtactaagatttttattttcaaagttccaCACATATGAGTTGCAAGcttcgaaaaagaaaaataatagggTGACCGGGGCAGGTTGGCACTAATTTTGAttgggaatttttaatttttttttttggtaatgattAAATAGGTAATATGTATTCTAATACATTCTTACATCCTTTGGCTagtataaaatggaattaataacAATAAGGTTAAAAAATAAGCGAGCAATAACGAGGTGAATGTGCTAACTTCATTGGTATCAAATTGCTCCGGGGCCGGGTTACATTGGTACCATACACGGGGCAAGTTGGCATAATATATTTGTACTTTTCTTAATTATACTGTAGGTACttatctaaaaacaatttttttaaatgttttaattaggGACTTTTATTGAACTAAAGTTTAAATAGttgaatttaacttaaaaaaatgcactttctttttcaaatttaggaacatttaatcaaaataaatcgaACCGAGACCGACttcaaattgcaaaaatattcttatatcttTGTTGCCCCACTACCCAAAGGCAGTGGCAGAAACGTTTTTAAATCAACCCTTGAGACAACTGCTATTTCAGcgttattaggaaaaataaatgctttcgtCATTTTAGAACATTTCTTAAGGAAACTCACCTTTCATTCTTAGGGGCTCTTTTGGTTCAAAACTTTAGCtacgaaaaattttgaaattttttcgtcTTTAATTAACAGTTTCACTAATACAAAATCATTAACCTCTGgatctattttaaattcaaataatccaAGTCCTCAATTAAATCACAATAGAAAGCAAAATCATCATCGGGAGACACCCATTCTTCTTCACTCACATAATGAAAGATTTGCCTcctgaatttcatttcctttctctGCTCTTCCGCCACTTTCCCATTTTTAGCTtggctttttcaattttttttattgcgtaCGATTTTTGTCTTGGATTTCATAGttgtttttaatccttttatcATAGCGGCTTATTTATTGTTTGAAGTGCATCTATCACGGGAATATCTGTCAAAATAGAATCTGCCTCTTCCTTCGTCCTTTTCTTATTCCTCGTCTTGTGCCAGTCTTTGATAATGGCCATAGTTCTTCCAACAGTGAAACAGTGTGTGGGACCAAAACTTAAAAATCTGGAGATGATAACATCTGCAGCAGTTGAATACCATTTCCTTCATACTCTGCTGGGGAAGTTTCGTCGGGTTCAGTAGGCATCAGATTAGATCAGATGCAATCCAAAAACGAAGAGTCACTAAGATAGATTAGATGTGGCTTAAGTGTGATCCCCGTTAGGTGGAAGAAATTTGGAATTGGGAAATATGTCAGGGTTCAGTGGACTTATTCAAGCAGTTGCAAAGTCGGTTGTTATATTGATCTCATTGGTAGTCAATGGGAGAGCAGTCGCTGTAGAATATGGAATATATCTGAACCATATTCCATATGTTCGCAAGTTCGAAACTATTTGCTGTAACACAGcgttaaaaaaaatgcagcaacGTTTGTTTTATGAGGTAGCCCGACTGAGACTCGTTGCTTCAGACTTTCTAATGGATAAGGaagtcactttttaaaaataagctgtcCTCGCCTACTTATTGATTTCCCTTCCATGAATCAGGCACTTTCTGTTTTAATGAAAGGGCAAATTGGTAAGTAAATATATGTACTTCTTTCGGACTGAAACTAAAATAAGCATCTTAAGTTCGTTTTACGTATTCTGAGAGAGCTGCTTCCTTCTGACAACTGGAAAATTTTCGTGTTGGCAGGTAGCTGACAGGCACTCCTGGCTTTTGACGCTTTTTGGCAATGACGTTTTTAGGGAAAGCACAGATATCCTAAACTTTTAGCAGTCTTTGAATGCAgcaattctttatgaaatatcaCTTACTGCTTCCAAAATAGCGTCCTAGGAGTCGAAGCTCAATTTGTttgaagctgaatttttatgtttctaaccaggactctgaaaaaaatattaatcgtcGACAACATTCAAAACACAAGACCACCCTGCATGGTGACAACATACCCCGtcatgccatttttattttgattccattttctttttcagaaatgttaaatgaattaGAAGATATTCTCATGAATACGTTCACGgatgtcaaaatattaaatgtaacatGTAATAAACTTCATTGCTAATATTGTATACTCTAGAAGAAAATCAAGAGtagtaaataattacttttcaagcaaaaaataacaatttgaccTCTAGTGTCTGTTTTATATGGGCCTGCAGACTTCTGAGTATATGAAGTCATATTTTCTGTTCACTCTGTTCCTACTTCTATTGACATTTAGTGGCTTTAAACTGCGGTAATAGCCGAGTGCCAAATAGCCCGGTCTCTCCTAATGAAAACCGGTACTTGTGCATTAACTGCATGACACTGGTAATTAGTTACTCGaaaaatagctacaaaatatcgatctttggcatgaatctgaGATTTTTAACTGTATCTAGTGGGCGATTAATTGTTGACATGGTGTTAACactctaatgaaaaaaaaaaaaaaaacccgaatatgaattttggacaggttattttttcgaatgattgaaaccaaaatttgacacaggactacaattttaatcacaagatgacaaatttcatttacagcATTTTTGAGTAATTGCTTTGCCTGTAaaagtacagaacgacagacgatgaaaatttgacaaattttattataacttttactattttttacgTTTTGCACTTTTCATTTACGTTTCATTTGCATTCAGACAACctgacagacaaacttcctgtaaatgcatttcattgaagatagaaattcacaaatttggcataaagtccagatactaaatttcatttgcgAAATTCAAAGCTTTTTCATTTATCGTATTCAGAGACAGTGCAAcagacaaaaatatgttttttggattCAGGGAGTTCGAAGACATGggaatttgtcaaaatctcgaatttgaattttgtgacgaatacaatactttttgtttgtatatttcgtatacgagaaaatggATGTTACATAAGATAAAAGTGAGACTACATAATGCCAATTTTCACGAAAACTTAGACTGGAAAAGcattttcttctaattatattatttggCATTCAGCAAACCTTGTCAATCTCACTATCACCCATAAACAATAGAAACTGCACTTTAGTTAAAGTCATAAGTTTCATATTAGAGAAAGAGTATAATCATGGGTTCAGATAATTGCCAATAATTTGCTGCACAAAAAATGCTTAGTATTGCAATTACACAgtactctaataaattttttcctagTGTGTTcagatttatctaaaaaaaatttctcaaatattttcattaaacaaaatggTACATTTCAGCAATACAAACATGTATGAAGAAACATCTCtattaaaactcttaaaatttgaatattttttctagataaaaaggtatatgaatttaaatatttttgaattttaactagaattaaaGAA encodes the following:
- the LOC129959047 gene encoding mRNA decay activator protein ZFP36-like; the protein is MENLKKGNYNVYEHASTENNPSAIQGAEGVFSNSVHSQQLPSSFQQARPAHNVNDSEDGETFLEPFVASKHLFDVFEAMNNSKTTFQRLPCFRNITGVPEKYSESRVSLVAQTELSTIPMLPANMQQVSDQVPRICPQFKTMLCFHYLNGNCSFGSRCKFAHGVDELRCRIRHPKYKTRVCVNFINVGWCKYGDRCVFIHPTEVLHNNLTSLRRLD